The DNA segment CTTTATTCAGCATTCTTTTTGCAGCGACCGCATACGCGGTTTCCATCGTTGTAACCTGTAGTTTATTCCCTATGGATAGAACGGATAGCGTCAATATGGATATCAATAATAGCCATACTGCAAATCGAGGTGATACCGACGGAATCACAATGGCTATCCTTTTCCCTGTATCGCGTCCAGCATCCCCCACATTGGTAGAAATATCCCCAACGCTAAGATCAATACAATACCGGCTACAAACACCAACAATATAGGTTCAATTCTCGCGGTTAATGTTTTAAGATCATAGTCAACTTCTCGATCATAAAAATCGGCCACTTCTAATAATAGCTCATCAATACGACCCGTCTCTTCACCTACGGAGATCATTTGAATAACTAATGGGGTAAAAATACCACTTTTGATGGCGGTATTTGAAACCGTACCCCCCGCTTCTATTGAACTTTTCATTGCCAATAGTCGCAATTCAAGGAATCGATTTCCCATCGCTTCTGCTGATAGCGCAATGGATTGGTTCAGTGGCACGCCTGATTTCAGCATGAGAGCAAACGTTCGTGAAAATCTCGCCATTTGAGCCCGGGTGACAATGCTACCTACTATGGGCATTTTTAGTCTAAAACCATCCCACTTCTCTCTGCCACTAGGGTTTGATGTCCATGTTTTAAACGCAAATAAGGCACCAAATATTCCAGCAATAATTGCCCCCCAATATGAGACAACAAAATTGGACGTGCCAATCAATATTCGTGTAGGTAATGGTAGGTCAACACCAAATCGACTAAACATACTGGCAAACTGAGGGATGACGAAGTAGTTCAAGATACCGAGTGCAAGCGTAACAAAGACGATGACGAAAGTAGGATATCGCATTGCGCTTTTTATTCGCTTTCTCGTCTCCAACTCTTGTTCATAGTAATTACTTAGCTGAAGCAATACCTCATCCAACCGCCCCGTATTTTCGCCCACGCTAATCATAGAAACAAACAGAGAGCTAAATACGTTGCTATGCATTCCCATTGACGCCGAGAGATTTCGCCCGTTAGTCAGTTCGGACACCACCTCTTCTAACGCTTTTTTAAGTTGTTTATTATCTGTATTAGAGGCCAATCCATTGATAGATCGTAGCAATGGAACGCCAGCTTTAGTCAGGCTATACATCTGACGACAAAATATAACCAGCACTTCTAACGGAATCGATGGCGTAAACAGTTTAACAAGATCAAAATTGGCTATTCCGCCGCCAGACGCACTACCAATAGTAATAGAGGTAGGAATAACCCCTCGATTCATCAAGGTGTCTGCAGCCAGCTCTTCAGTGGGAGCTTCTACATCTCCTACCACTTGTTTGCCATCTGAGCTTCGTCCCTGATATCGATAATTTGGCATGGATTATTTCTGACTCCGCATATTAGGGTCGGTTGACCTGTCGTGATTATAAATAGATAGGTTCTTTAGTGCCTGAAGCGTCACCTTCACCAAGGCCTAATACTTCATCCACACTCACTACACCTTGTAGAGCCAACTCCATTGCAGAAGTAAGCAAAGGTTTATACCCGGACGCTTTTCTCGCTTTTTTTGCAAATCCAACGGTGTCATCAGCACGAAGGGCGTCCATCATATCTTCTTCAAACTCTAACAGTTCAAATACACCAATACGACCTTTGTAGCCCGTCAGGTTACAGTTTTGACATCCACGTCCTTTCGAGAAGGAAGCATCGAGCTGATTAGGAAATCGGCTCTCTATCCAGATTTTCTGTGCGGTATCTAGTTCTGCCTTCGTACTACAATCTGGGCAGATCTTCCTAATTAATCGTTGAGCGAGCACCGCTCTTACGGAACTTGCGACAAGATAACCTGGCGCCCCCATATCGATCATCCTAAGAGCACTATCCACAGCATCATTCGTATGCAAAGTACTCAAAACTAAGTGACCAGTTAATGCGGCACGTAACCCAATTTCAACGGTCTCTTGATCTCGCATCTCACCCACAAGGATAATATCTGGATCTTGGCGTAAAAACGTCCGCAGAACGGTTGAGAAATCTAGATTGATTTTTGGGTTAACTTGAACCTGATTAACCCTTGGCAATCGATATTCAACGGGATCTTCTGCCGTGATTATCTTTTTAGACGCGTCGTTTAATTCTGACAGTGCACCATACAGTGTCGTTGTTTTCCCGGACCCTGTCGGGCCAGTGACCAATATCATGCCGTGTGGACGCTTGAGCTGATGCCTAAACCTTTCGAGAAGGTCTTTTGGTAGTCCTGATTCTTCTAACTTCCGAACCCCTGTTGTTTGATCCAAAAGACGCATGACAACCGACTCACCATGTTGAACGGGCATAGTAGACATACGTATATCAATGGAATGGCCTTTAGACCGAATATTAAATCGACCATCTTGAGGCAGCCTTTTTTCCGATATGTCTAAATTTGCCATCAGTTTTAATCGAAGGACCAATGCTGAGGCGATATTAACTTCATTCAATAACGTTTCATGCAAGATACCGTCGATTCGCTGCCTTAAACGCAACACATTCGAATCCGGTTCGATATGGATATCAGAGGCACCTACTTGTACGGCGTCTTCAAACAAAGAGTTGATCAGCTTAACAACGGTTACCTCATCACTATCGGCACCTTCCGTCAGACCAAAATCAAACGAATCCGTCGTTTGATGCTCTGCCTGTAGCTGCTCTGCAAATGAAGCGATCTCTTTGGTTCGGCGATAATAGCGGTCAAAGCCATCAACGAGTTGATGTTCCAATGAAATAACAAACTCTAACGTATATTGAGAAAGCCTTGTTAAGAGTGACTCTTGCGCAGGCAAATCAGCGGGATCACTCATTGCAACTCGCAATGTATCTCCATTTTTACCAATAACGAGAGCACGAAGTCGACGAGCATGTACCTCTGGTAGTAATTGAACCGCATCTATATCGATATCAGCACGACTGAGATCTATAACGGGTAACAACAACTGCTGAGAAAGAAATTCCAGCATCTGTGTTTCAGTTAAGAAACCCAACTGAATAAGCGTATCGCCAAGTTTTCTACCGGTCTTTTTTTGAGCAAGTAGAGCCTGTTCAACAGCCTGCTCTGTGATAATGCCCTCTTCTACCAACAAATCACCGAGTCTTTTTCTTAGTTTAATTTGCACCAGACGCGTCCTCTAGACTATTGAGAATGTTCAGGCGATCTCGTATAAATGATTGAGTCTGTTTTGAGACACCCACTCTTTCCGTTGCTTCTAGATACGATTTTTTCGCTTCTGGGTACATCATTTTCCTTTCTTGCTGAATGGCTAACCCTAACCACCACCGTGCATTATCTGGCTCTTTTTCTACTAACATTTGATAGGTTTCAAATGCGACAGCTGAATTCTTAATTTGCTGAGCAAGCGCTGCACGCATCGCAAGATAATCAGTATCCACATTCTGCGGTAAATAGATTAATGGACTCAACGCAGCTTCAGGTTGATTTTCCTTTACTAAGATTTTAGATAGAGCAATGCGAAGTACCTGGCTGTCTTCATTTAGTCTAATTCCATGTTGTAATAACTCGGCCGACTTGCGTAGATTTTTTTTGCCATAATAGAGTGCAGCCAGCCGCTTACGTGTTTCTTCATCCGATGATTGGTACCTCAGTGCGGTTTCAAATTCGGTAATAGCGCCATCTAAATTATTACTATCAAGCTCTTTTTTTCCTCTTTCAATCGCATAATTAGCCAACTGCAGAGGGCTCAGTTCTACTTGTTCCACCGCCATGGTACCTGCGCCTATAGAGCTCTCTTTTTCAACGATCGTCATGGATGGCTTAATTGGGGTATCTTTTTGCTTTGCTGGCGTCGATACCTGCGCGACTAAGACTGGTACAGCGATATTGGTGGCTTCTGTCGCTGTTGATTCGGCATAGACACTGATGTTTGCATTCTCGATTACCTTTGACGTTGGCGAAGAGTTCACCGAGGTCACTATCGTTGGCTGGATTAATTGAGCATCTTGTGTCGGTATAGATAATGGCTCTGCTATTGGTGTGCTAATTGTTGTCATCTGTTGCGAAACGGCCCAACCACCAATACATAGGCTTAAAGTAAACCCACCGACCGCCCAAGCCAAATTACTCGCACCTTTCACTGCCGTAATTTCTGCTCTCACTATCTTTGATACTTTGTCTACATCTTTATTCGCGATGTCGGCTAGGGCGTTATTAATCACACTCATGTCTGTCTCCAACCCCATAATATCGGCGTTTTGTATTTTGGTTTGAGCGCATCATAGGTATCTTGAATTGCGTCGTATATAAATTGGTTTTTTATTATTTTTTCTTGATTTCCAAACGCTAGAATCAGACTTTTATGGCAAATCTGATTGATCAGTCTAGGTATACCTTTGCTTGCTTTCCATATCGCTTTTTTCTGATTTAAAGAGAAGAGTAATTTGTCTCCACCACTCATCTCTATACGATATTGTATGTAGGCGCATGCCTCAGAAATGGTCAGTGGACGTAACTTGGCGCTAAAAGTAATTCGTTGTCTGAACTGTCGCATATGATTCGCTTCCAAACGCTCATCCAATTCTGGCTGACCAAACAGAACGATCTGTAAGAGCTTTTTGTCTTCCGTTTCCAAGTTACCGAACAAACGCAGCGTCTCTAAAGCTTCATCACTCAATGCCTGAGCTTCATCGATCAAAGTGATTACCTGCTTTCCATGTAAAGAGAGTTCCAACAACTTATCTTGAATCGCATCAACCATCTGACCCGGTTCGACATGCCCAATACCTAACTCTTTCGCAATCGCAGAACGTAGACCCTCACCTGAAAGAACGGGGTTGGGTAGATAAACCAGCCCAACATTATTCGGCAGCTGATTTATTAACATACGGCAAACCATGGTTTTTCCAGTCCCTACCTCGCCTGTAACCTTTATCACACCTTCACCCATCTTCACCGCAGACATGACCGTCTGGAGTGCTTCATAGTGTGGCGCTAGTCCTTGAAATAGCTCGGTCATTGGAGTCAATCCAAATGGCGTTTTTTCAAAGCCAAAAAAGGTTTGGTACATGATTACTCCGAGTCGGGGAACCACTCCTGCAAAAGATCACGAGAACGTTCTACTTCCTGCTGCCATGTATGTACACCAACAACCGTTGGTTTAAGTAAAATAACTAGCTCTGTTTTTTCGGTATATTCAGATGTGTTTCTAAACAAGTGACCTAGCCCAGGAATATCACCTAACAACGGCACTTTTGATACCCTGTCGAAGGTATTCGATTTCATCAAACCACCTATCACGACAACATCACCGTCTCGCGCCCTGATGATTGAATCGGACTCCCGAATCGATGAGCGAGCCATCGGGGCATCGTTAAGAAATTCATAGGTTTTCTCTTCTACATCAATGACGGCAGGATGAACGTGCAACATGACGTTTCCTTTTCCGTCTATCTGAGGAGTCACATCTAGAGATATACCTGAGAAAAATGGCGTTAACTCATACTCCGTTGTTGGAGTACTTGTATCTCCGACTTCGATATAATCTATTGTGACTCCAGTTACAAAGTACTCATCTACTCCAACTTTGATTACGGCCTTCTGGTTGTTAGCTGCTGTTACGCGCGGGCTCGAAAGCACGTTAAGATCGCCCTGCGTTGACATGAAACTCAACACGGCCTCAAAATTGCCATCGGAGATGGTGACATTGGTTTGACCACCTAGAAGTTCGCCTATCGTATCTTGCCCTGGTAATATTGTGGACACAGCCGTTCTGGCAATATCAACTGAACCGCTGCCTATAGACGCACCGATATTTGACCAGTTGATACCTTGTTGGTAACCATCGCTGAGTGTCACTTCTAATATCTTGGCTTCCAAAATCACTTGTCGTTGCAATCTCTCGTGAGAGATACTCAAAAACTGCTTAATATCCCGAATTTCACTAGGTTGCGCTCTAACCGTTAAGACACCGGCTTGCGGATTTACGGTCACGCTTCTTCCGTCTTCAGAGCCAATTAGACTCTCTACTGTGCTTTGAAGCTGAGACCAAAAATCACTTTCACTTGTGGTTTCAATGGTTGTTCCGCCGGTATTGCTGCTTGAGCTAGAATTGGAATTCGATGAACGGTTCGAATTTGACGAGTTCGAATTAGAATCACTATCGCTATTATCGTCATCATCTTCTGTAGAGACGGTACTGGTCGTAATACTGGTTAATGAGCGACCATTCCTTTTTAGTTGCAGATAATCAACAGGTAAGGTTTCTGTACGCATCCCTGCAGGGTAAACCTGTATGATTTTTCCTGTTTTAATAATGTCATAACCGTACATATCTCTTGCAACATTAAGTACCTCATCCAAGGTTACATCCGATAAATTAACCGTCATTCGACCAGAAACATTAGGATGAATTACGGCGCTATATTCCGTATCATTAATGATGCTGGCAAAAAATGTTTTGGCTTCAACGCCATCAGCCTGAACTCTGAATCGTTTTAAAGAGGTGAAAGCGATACCTGTATTGTTATCTAGTTCTGGCATCAAATCTGCTTGAACCGAAGCTGGCAACTCATCAAGACTTCGATTATTGGCATTATTCGCAGCTTCATTAAGTTCTTGCTTTATCTCAACAGGATCTCGGTGCCCCATTGAGCACCCCATCAATGACACAATTATAATTCCAACGACAACTTTACGCATAATAAGTATCAAACCTTAGTTCTAATTCTTTATATCTAATTTAAACAGAGCCAAATGATGCACAACATTTCCTCGCACTATTGTTACTTCTTTCTGTGTGATCTTTTTTACTTTGTAACCATTAATGAGATCGTTCACATTGGCCAACTTATCATCCAGCACCGCATAACAATTAGATTCCTCTCTGCACACAATACTTTGCAGAATAGGCACCGGATATGTTTTTTTTGTTTTTTTGCTAACAGCCGTCTTAGGTGCTACCCAATTTAAAGGGGCTGTTGGGTCTTGAGCTGCCACCGTATTCGATGCAACAAATATCAGGCACAATCCCACCAAATTCATTCGACAATTAACCACCAATGAACTCCTGTCTTGTTCCTAAGGTATATACCACCAGCACTAATTTCGCTTTAGGGTATGCGTCAACTTCATACTCAAAACTGCGCCAAAAATATCTCACCTTCATCGACTCTAATGCTGCAAGATAAGCCTTAATATCAAAATATTTTCCAGTCAGTTCTAACCTAACAGGATGTATAAAATAGCCCGCATGTTCGTTGGCGTCCGATAAGATTGCCTCTGCGGGAAGAGACTGAAGCGAGATAAGTTTAAGCGTCACGCTATTATCTAGAACCGTTTCAAGTACTTCAGCCATATCAGACGGCGAGAGCAACCCACCTACAAATTCAGCCAACTCAAATGAAAGATCCTGACTTTCATCAGATAACCGTTCTAATTGTATATCCAATTCGACATTAGGGTCAGAGAGTAATTGCTCTTTAAGCGCCGCTATTTCTGTTTCGAATTTGGTAATCAGTATTGATTCAGCCTTGTTCTGCTTCTTCTTTGCTGTACTTAGATTTTGAATAGGGTCAATTAATAGAGTGAGTAGGATAAAAAATAGCGCGACTAAACCGCCACCTGAAATTAACCATTTTTCTCGCTGAGATAACAATGCGAATTTTTCTGACAGCTGGTTCCAGCTCTGCATTTATTCTTCTCCTACAGAAAGAGCATTTTTTGATTCAACTTGAGTCACCAGTTCAAACGTAACGATGTCCTCTTCGTTTCGGCCAATATTCAAACTTTCAAAAGTTCTTCCTATCAGGTTAAGTTCCGTTTTAAATTGCTTGACCCATTTAGGAACACTACTTGGTGTCCTTGCTAACCCTTTGAGATTAAGTATTTTCTCATTCAGTTCTATATGAGATATCGAGATATCATCTCTGCCCAATTCAGACAGTGATGCCATGACGCCGGAATACCCTTCTTTCAAAGAATCATCAAATTGATTAATCGCCTTAAGCGTCGCTTTTTTCGCATCAATGTCAACAGTTAACCTGTCAATCGCTTTGAGCTTCGCTGGATTAGGTTTATGATTCGCAACTTGATAGCTAAGCGTTTCAAATTCATCCGCTAATCGTTCTTTGTTCCTTGTCTTTACCGTCAACGCCTGATCTATCTCAGCTAATTCGTAGTTCATATAGCCGTAATATCCCCCCATAACTAACGAAAGAAGAAGCCATGACGAAAAAACCGCTTTTAAAGTGAACCGTTCTTTTTTAGGCTTAAGGTGGGCAGGATATAGATTTATACCGTCATCAGGAATCAGTGGAAGCGTATTGCATAGTACCTGACCACATGACAGTTGGTCAGCCATATTCAACGCAGAAACTTGAGCACTCAAACGCTCAGATAAAGCACTAACTAACTCTTCCGTATTGTCCTCATCACAAAGTACTAGTAGATGATTGAGAGCCGCATCACGCAACTGAGATGACAAGTAATCGATTGATCTTTGCAATTCAAGAGCAATACTATCGAGCTGTAATTCACTTGAAGCCACTCCAGTCAATGGCGGTACAACACCTCGAATGACTCTTTGAAATCTATTTTTCGTCTCTACAAAAGCACTTATTTTATAGCTGTCTTTCATTCCGCGATAAAGCAGCATGAAATTATCTACATCACTCTGTACATACCCCCAAACTTCATCTTCTGGAACAATTCGAGACAAAGCAATATTCGCATTATCCAATATACCAATAAGCGGAGTTAGGTATTTTTTACTCAGAACATAAGCCTGTGCCCGTCGACCATCCGGCAACAAAGAAGCATCAGCTACTATATCCGTCACTCTTTCATTTACCAGATCTTTCAATAGAAACGGCAACGCAACCGACCATTCGTCTTTAGGAAGTTCTGGCTTATCTATTTGATAAATTTGATAATAGTTAGAGCTAAAAACAACCGTTGCCGAATACTTATTACTGGTAAAAGAACTAAGCGCAACTTTCAGTGCCGCATCCCAACTAGACTCAATTGGAAACAGTAACGTCTCTTCATTGGCCTTATCAGAAGACCTGATATAAATAGCATCAACTTGAATGACGATTCTAAGTCGATCTTTATTATTAGATGAAGAAGTTAATTTACTAAATAGTGAACGAACATTCATATAGTTTACACATTTTCCTTAAAACTTCTTACGCCAACGATTTCTACCGCCAACCTGTACCTTGGGAGCTTCAGGTTTAGGGATGATCTGATTTTCGGCTTGGAACATTCTTCCTTGGCCACCATCAACACCTAATTCAACCAAACAATTCCATTCTTTTCCACGCTCAACACCAACAGCGATGAGCTGTGTTTTCGTTCCTTCACAAGCGCCAATTAAGCTACGAATAAATAGTTGATTTTCTTGTCTCTGCTCTATTTTCTTAACAAGACTTCTATGTAGTTTTAGATAGTCGATATCTAAGTCTTTAATGTAGTGGGTACTGGTTATTGTTCGTCCAGCCTGCCCTATTATAACCTCACAACCTAGCCCTGAAATCATTCGAACAACAGGTCGCATATAATCCAAATTATTGACTATCTGCCCCTCGACAAATTCAAAGCTTAATTTGCTTCTTGTTTCTGCCGTTAATTGTAGCAGTTCGTCCCTTAACCATCTGAAATTCATTCGATCTTTAAATGGTAGAACGTTCAAGTTTATAGAATAACATGTCCCAAGAGTGGTTGTTTTAATAAATGTGAGAATCGTTTTGACAACCAATTGATCCATATGAGATTCATAGCCCACTTGCTCAATAGCGGACATAAATCTAGAGGCTTTTAATATACCAACACCGTCGTCATCTATCCTTGCAAACAACTCATTGTGCAACAATTTGATTTTATATGAAGAACGGTTTATTAGATAACAAGGCTGTTCAAAGATAAGTACTCGTTCATTCGAAAAGGACTTATCAAATAATGTACGCCATCTCACTGTCCCACGCGAATCGCCAATGACTTCCTTCTTATGAAAGCGACTCCAATTGTTACTGTTTTGTAGTTCAGCACTCTTTAATGCCGTTTCTACTTCACTCAAAATATGACCTCGTCGCTCTCCTTCTGAATACATGGTGATCCCAATATGACACCAATTATCATTATCCATCGAGTCTATCAGTGATACTTTCTCTAATTGACGCACGCATTGGTTAGCCAGAACTGAAATATCTTTACCATTTTGATGAGGAATTAAAACGGCAAACTCTGATTCAAAATATCGTGCAAATACCACGTCAGGAAAACGCTGAACAATATTTGAAATTACGCCACCAACTTCAACGATGAACTCATCACATCGCTGTTTATCCACTCCTTCAGTTAAACTGTCCCAGTCGTAAACCCGAAAAAGAACAATCGCTCCCATCGCACCACTTTCTTGCAATGCAGATTCCAATTTAGAATCAAACAACACTCTATTTGCCGCACCCGTCAATTGATCCAAAAAGGTGTGAGTACGAATGAAAGTATCGAACCGACTTCGTTCTTGCCGTGCATCCTGAAGCTCATCAATGATTACATCAAGGGCTTCACTTGCTGTATACGGCCATTCTTTGTGATCACCTTTAGCATATTGAGCGACTCTGCCAGCCAAGATCATTCTTCCTCTTTCTTCTAATAGTTCAGAGCCTCTAAGTTGCTTTTTCAACCAATTAACACCCTGAAAAAGGCAAAATAAAATGAGAGCAATAGCCAAAGATACCGACGACAAAGCGCTAAAAGAATGACTCTGTTCTAGATACGGCGACAGAACCTTTATATTGATAGAGAATCCGTCATTTTTTTCTAAGGAATAACTTTTTTCGTACAGACGAGATGTATCGATTTGAGTAGAATTGTTGACGTAGTGGTAGACCCGTTCTTGAGAAGATAAAAGCTCTAATTCTATGATATTATTTGCTTGGGAAAGTAGAGGTATCCAACCTTCTATATTCTGTACATCTTTATCTTCAACAAGTGATTTGTCGATAACGGATACGATGCCATCAACTTGTTGATTGAGATATTCTTGGCCGATACTCCGAAATGTAAGTGTTCCACCAACAAATAAAATAAACATTGCACCTATAACGATAATGGTGACAAAAGCGGTCAGTCTTGTACTCAATTTAAGAGTTGGGGTGTAACGCATGAATAGCAAAATCCTTTTAACTATTTTATCCCAGAATCCAGTTTACACTTTTAGCTCTACTTACTTCTTGTAAATATGAACCTTTCTGTACGATATGTGAATGCATGATTACGTATTAATTCGAATCTAGCTCTCAATTTATACAAAAGTCAGTAACGAGTTTTATCCATTCGTTGAATGCTTAAGGACTCCAAAAAGAATAGCGCTTTTATTTTAACATTAAAAAGCCCGCTAAAGCGGGCTCAATTTGGAACGTCAATGTTGATATTCGTTAGAATGGAATATCGTCATCAAAGTCCATAGGTGGTTCATTATATTGCGGTTGTGCCTGCTGAGGCGCTTGTTGAGGTGCTTGCTGAGCGGCCTGTTGAGGCGCACGTTGAGGTGCCGCTTGTTGTTGCGGTGCTTGTGCTTGCTGAACAGGTTGCTGAGGTTGCCCCCACCCTCCTTGTTGAGATTGTTGGCCTTGGCCTCCTGATGCTGGAGCACCACCTTGACCTTGGCGACCACCAAGCATCTGCATTACACCGTTGAAGCCTTGAACTACC comes from the Vibrio sp. DW001 genome and includes:
- a CDS encoding type II secretion system F family protein, whose amino-acid sequence is MPNYRYQGRSSDGKQVVGDVEAPTEELAADTLMNRGVIPTSITIGSASGGGIANFDLVKLFTPSIPLEVLVIFCRQMYSLTKAGVPLLRSINGLASNTDNKQLKKALEEVVSELTNGRNLSASMGMHSNVFSSLFVSMISVGENTGRLDEVLLQLSNYYEQELETRKRIKSAMRYPTFVIVFVTLALGILNYFVIPQFASMFSRFGVDLPLPTRILIGTSNFVVSYWGAIIAGIFGALFAFKTWTSNPSGREKWDGFRLKMPIVGSIVTRAQMARFSRTFALMLKSGVPLNQSIALSAEAMGNRFLELRLLAMKSSIEAGGTVSNTAIKSGIFTPLVIQMISVGEETGRIDELLLEVADFYDREVDYDLKTLTARIEPILLVFVAGIVLILALGIFLPMWGMLDAIQGKG
- a CDS encoding type II/IV secretion system protein, encoding MQIKLRKRLGDLLVEEGIITEQAVEQALLAQKKTGRKLGDTLIQLGFLTETQMLEFLSQQLLLPVIDLSRADIDIDAVQLLPEVHARRLRALVIGKNGDTLRVAMSDPADLPAQESLLTRLSQYTLEFVISLEHQLVDGFDRYYRRTKEIASFAEQLQAEHQTTDSFDFGLTEGADSDEVTVVKLINSLFEDAVQVGASDIHIEPDSNVLRLRQRIDGILHETLLNEVNIASALVLRLKLMANLDISEKRLPQDGRFNIRSKGHSIDIRMSTMPVQHGESVVMRLLDQTTGVRKLEESGLPKDLLERFRHQLKRPHGMILVTGPTGSGKTTTLYGALSELNDASKKIITAEDPVEYRLPRVNQVQVNPKINLDFSTVLRTFLRQDPDIILVGEMRDQETVEIGLRAALTGHLVLSTLHTNDAVDSALRMIDMGAPGYLVASSVRAVLAQRLIRKICPDCSTKAELDTAQKIWIESRFPNQLDASFSKGRGCQNCNLTGYKGRIGVFELLEFEEDMMDALRADDTVGFAKKARKASGYKPLLTSAMELALQGVVSVDEVLGLGEGDASGTKEPIYL
- a CDS encoding MSHA biogenesis protein MshN, with translation MSVINNALADIANKDVDKVSKIVRAEITAVKGASNLAWAVGGFTLSLCIGGWAVSQQMTTISTPIAEPLSIPTQDAQLIQPTIVTSVNSSPTSKVIENANISVYAESTATEATNIAVPVLVAQVSTPAKQKDTPIKPSMTIVEKESSIGAGTMAVEQVELSPLQLANYAIERGKKELDSNNLDGAITEFETALRYQSSDEETRKRLAALYYGKKNLRKSAELLQHGIRLNEDSQVLRIALSKILVKENQPEAALSPLIYLPQNVDTDYLAMRAALAQQIKNSAVAFETYQMLVEKEPDNARWWLGLAIQQERKMMYPEAKKSYLEATERVGVSKQTQSFIRDRLNILNSLEDASGAN
- a CDS encoding AAA family ATPase, whose product is MYQTFFGFEKTPFGLTPMTELFQGLAPHYEALQTVMSAVKMGEGVIKVTGEVGTGKTMVCRMLINQLPNNVGLVYLPNPVLSGEGLRSAIAKELGIGHVEPGQMVDAIQDKLLELSLHGKQVITLIDEAQALSDEALETLRLFGNLETEDKKLLQIVLFGQPELDERLEANHMRQFRQRITFSAKLRPLTISEACAYIQYRIEMSGGDKLLFSLNQKKAIWKASKGIPRLINQICHKSLILAFGNQEKIIKNQFIYDAIQDTYDALKPKYKTPILWGWRQT
- the mshL gene encoding pilus (MSHA type) biogenesis protein MshL; the protein is MRKVVVGIIIVSLMGCSMGHRDPVEIKQELNEAANNANNRSLDELPASVQADLMPELDNNTGIAFTSLKRFRVQADGVEAKTFFASIINDTEYSAVIHPNVSGRMTVNLSDVTLDEVLNVARDMYGYDIIKTGKIIQVYPAGMRTETLPVDYLQLKRNGRSLTSITTSTVSTEDDDDNSDSDSNSNSSNSNRSSNSNSSSSSNTGGTTIETTSESDFWSQLQSTVESLIGSEDGRSVTVNPQAGVLTVRAQPSEIRDIKQFLSISHERLQRQVILEAKILEVTLSDGYQQGINWSNIGASIGSGSVDIARTAVSTILPGQDTIGELLGGQTNVTISDGNFEAVLSFMSTQGDLNVLSSPRVTAANNQKAVIKVGVDEYFVTGVTIDYIEVGDTSTPTTEYELTPFFSGISLDVTPQIDGKGNVMLHVHPAVIDVEEKTYEFLNDAPMARSSIRESDSIIRARDGDVVVIGGLMKSNTFDRVSKVPLLGDIPGLGHLFRNTSEYTEKTELVILLKPTVVGVHTWQQEVERSRDLLQEWFPDSE
- a CDS encoding MSHA biogenesis protein MshK, which gives rise to MAAQDPTAPLNWVAPKTAVSKKTKKTYPVPILQSIVCREESNCYAVLDDKLANVNDLINGYKVKKITQKEVTIVRGNVVHHLALFKLDIKN
- a CDS encoding MSHA biogenesis protein MshJ translates to MQSWNQLSEKFALLSQREKWLISGGGLVALFFILLTLLIDPIQNLSTAKKKQNKAESILITKFETEIAALKEQLLSDPNVELDIQLERLSDESQDLSFELAEFVGGLLSPSDMAEVLETVLDNSVTLKLISLQSLPAEAILSDANEHAGYFIHPVRLELTGKYFDIKAYLAALESMKVRYFWRSFEYEVDAYPKAKLVLVVYTLGTRQEFIGG
- a CDS encoding MSHA biogenesis protein MshI, with translation MNVRSLFSKLTSSSNNKDRLRIVIQVDAIYIRSSDKANEETLLFPIESSWDAALKVALSSFTSNKYSATVVFSSNYYQIYQIDKPELPKDEWSVALPFLLKDLVNERVTDIVADASLLPDGRRAQAYVLSKKYLTPLIGILDNANIALSRIVPEDEVWGYVQSDVDNFMLLYRGMKDSYKISAFVETKNRFQRVIRGVVPPLTGVASSELQLDSIALELQRSIDYLSSQLRDAALNHLLVLCDEDNTEELVSALSERLSAQVSALNMADQLSCGQVLCNTLPLIPDDGINLYPAHLKPKKERFTLKAVFSSWLLLSLVMGGYYGYMNYELAEIDQALTVKTRNKERLADEFETLSYQVANHKPNPAKLKAIDRLTVDIDAKKATLKAINQFDDSLKEGYSGVMASLSELGRDDISISHIELNEKILNLKGLARTPSSVPKWVKQFKTELNLIGRTFESLNIGRNEEDIVTFELVTQVESKNALSVGEE
- the csrD gene encoding RNase E specificity factor CsrD, with the translated sequence MRYTPTLKLSTRLTAFVTIIVIGAMFILFVGGTLTFRSIGQEYLNQQVDGIVSVIDKSLVEDKDVQNIEGWIPLLSQANNIIELELLSSQERVYHYVNNSTQIDTSRLYEKSYSLEKNDGFSINIKVLSPYLEQSHSFSALSSVSLAIALILFCLFQGVNWLKKQLRGSELLEERGRMILAGRVAQYAKGDHKEWPYTASEALDVIIDELQDARQERSRFDTFIRTHTFLDQLTGAANRVLFDSKLESALQESGAMGAIVLFRVYDWDSLTEGVDKQRCDEFIVEVGGVISNIVQRFPDVVFARYFESEFAVLIPHQNGKDISVLANQCVRQLEKVSLIDSMDNDNWCHIGITMYSEGERRGHILSEVETALKSAELQNSNNWSRFHKKEVIGDSRGTVRWRTLFDKSFSNERVLIFEQPCYLINRSSYKIKLLHNELFARIDDDGVGILKASRFMSAIEQVGYESHMDQLVVKTILTFIKTTTLGTCYSINLNVLPFKDRMNFRWLRDELLQLTAETRSKLSFEFVEGQIVNNLDYMRPVVRMISGLGCEVIIGQAGRTITSTHYIKDLDIDYLKLHRSLVKKIEQRQENQLFIRSLIGACEGTKTQLIAVGVERGKEWNCLVELGVDGGQGRMFQAENQIIPKPEAPKVQVGGRNRWRKKF